The following are encoded in a window of Thermoprotei archaeon genomic DNA:
- a CDS encoding DUF120 domain-containing protein, with protein sequence MGIIVKGIIFSGLGEGAYYLSQTNYVNQIQEKLGFTPYPGTLNIKIDKDLGVQIFNELKGFKHIRLDPFFDGKRFYVGVSCYRAKINGSMFGAVIRADKTYYDESVLEVIAPVYLRSHFNLKDGDQVIVEILG encoded by the coding sequence GTGGGTATCATAGTAAAGGGTATAATATTTAGCGGATTAGGTGAAGGTGCCTATTATTTGTCTCAAACAAATTATGTAAATCAAATACAAGAAAAATTAGGCTTCACACCATATCCAGGCACGCTCAATATTAAAATCGATAAGGATTTAGGTGTTCAGATTTTTAATGAACTCAAAGGATTTAAACATATACGACTAGATCCATTCTTTGATGGTAAACGTTTTTATGTTGGCGTCTCATGTTACAGAGCAAAAATTAATGGATCAATGTTTGGAGCAGTGATAAGAGCGGATAAAACATACTATGATGAAAGTGTTTTAGAGGTCATAGCACCTGTATATTTGCGCTCGCATTTTAATTTAAAAGATGGCGATCAGGTAATAGTAGAAATATTAGGGTAA
- a CDS encoding nitrilase-related carbon-nitrogen hydrolase, translating into MRIAVSQYVFRVGGGFKEFADHVTRHTVKAWHEKADIIVFPELVSLELVEDKRLLGKPSLDLTRILYDYYGRYVEIFSELTERYGMTILAGSTITLGDDDNYYNTAHIFRPDGPALKYRKIHLHLFDKQMGLYTGDNVLTFKHNGIIIGTGICYDVGFPEIFRIMRLDGAEIFLVPSLAPGRGAYNWIRFSAHARAIESQGIVALSSGIDPTGELLGYKLRGKSAIITTTDYNPNGFIVEGNEEEDTVLITDIDITRLREVQEKTAAPILKDLNFKVYKKLCDKKWNPSSSIQ; encoded by the coding sequence ATGAGGATTGCTGTGTCTCAGTATGTGTTTCGTGTTGGTGGAGGATTCAAAGAATTTGCTGATCACGTAACAAGGCATACTGTTAAAGCATGGCATGAAAAGGCTGATATTATCGTTTTTCCGGAATTAGTATCCCTTGAACTAGTAGAGGATAAAAGATTGCTCGGAAAACCATCTCTTGATTTAACTAGAATTCTTTATGATTATTATGGCAGATATGTTGAAATTTTTAGTGAACTAACAGAGAGATATGGTATGACAATTTTAGCTGGGAGTACGATAACATTAGGGGATGATGACAATTATTATAATACAGCACATATTTTTAGACCTGACGGACCTGCATTAAAGTATAGAAAAATACATCTGCACTTATTCGATAAGCAGATGGGACTTTATACAGGCGATAATGTATTAACGTTCAAACATAATGGAATAATCATAGGAACTGGAATATGTTATGATGTAGGATTTCCAGAAATCTTCAGAATAATGAGATTAGATGGTGCCGAAATATTTTTAGTGCCAAGTCTAGCACCTGGAAGAGGAGCATATAATTGGATAAGATTCTCTGCACATGCAAGAGCAATAGAATCACAAGGTATTGTTGCCCTCTCAAGTGGAATAGACCCTACAGGCGAACTGCTCGGATACAAACTGAGAGGAAAATCAGCAATCATTACAACGACTGATTATAATCCAAATGGATTTATAGTAGAGGGTAACGAAGAAGAAGACACAGTACTTATTACAGATATAGATATAACGCGTCTAAGAGAAGTACAAGAAAAAACTGCTGCACCAATTTTAAAGGATCTCAACTTTAAAGTATACAAAAAGCTATGCGACAAAAAATGGAATCCCTCATCTTCTATACAATAA
- a CDS encoding M67 family metallopeptidase, with the protein MRLLIKKNDIEKIVKKAVKSSVELAGFLIGIRGSEDFIVKYVYDADASDNTKVSFKIKPNDTYNAIKQAESEKLEIIGIYHTHPAPPEPSSKDHEGMKAWPGIWLIIDSRTGRFSAWNEKFEKVVIEII; encoded by the coding sequence ATGAGACTATTAATAAAAAAGAATGATATCGAGAAGATAGTAAAAAAAGCTGTTAAGTCCTCTGTCGAACTAGCAGGATTTCTAATAGGAATCAGAGGATCAGAGGATTTCATAGTAAAATATGTATATGATGCAGATGCAAGTGATAATACTAAAGTAAGTTTTAAGATAAAACCTAACGATACATACAACGCGATTAAACAAGCTGAATCTGAAAAGCTTGAAATTATTGGAATATACCATACGCATCCTGCACCTCCAGAACCTAGTTCTAAAGATCATGAGGGTATGAAAGCTTGGCCCGGAATCTGGCTTATAATAGATTCTCGTACAGGACGATTTAGCGCATGGAATGAAAAGTTTGAAAAAGTCGTAATCGAAATAATCTGA
- a CDS encoding DUF4443 domain-containing protein → MSIDNILRTALSSKAVGPKPSYASVHVIKCIELIRDLGPIGRLRLSKELKLGEGSMKTLLGKLKELGLIITERQGCALTNKGIEVGLWLKSKIPSRTYLGKTVLAIGDHAYALLIRSIDTKKLKTGLEQRDAALLVGALGASTLIVRNNQIILLPDLNVNEKYPNEAERLHVLLNPHDGDIIIIGSGDNPLTAEFGALSAFITLIKNPEIFRVA, encoded by the coding sequence GTGAGTATTGATAATATCTTGCGTACAGCTTTAAGTAGTAAGGCGGTAGGACCTAAACCATCTTATGCATCAGTACATGTAATAAAATGTATAGAACTTATAAGAGATCTAGGACCAATAGGCAGGCTTCGTCTTTCTAAGGAATTAAAACTCGGTGAGGGTTCAATGAAAACATTATTAGGAAAACTTAAGGAATTAGGTCTGATCATTACAGAACGACAAGGATGCGCCTTAACTAATAAAGGTATTGAGGTAGGATTATGGCTTAAATCAAAAATACCCTCTCGTACATATTTAGGAAAAACAGTTCTAGCCATTGGTGATCACGCATATGCTCTACTAATAAGAAGTATCGACACGAAAAAACTAAAAACTGGGTTAGAACAACGTGATGCAGCACTTTTAGTTGGTGCACTGGGTGCATCAACGTTAATCGTGAGAAATAATCAAATAATACTACTACCTGATTTAAATGTTAACGAGAAATACCCTAATGAGGCAGAAAGATTGCATGTATTATTAAATCCTCATGACGGAGATATAATAATAATCGGTAGCGGTGATAATCCACTGACAGCTGAGTTTGGCGCCCTTTCAGCATTTATTACGTTAATAAAAAATCCTGAAATCTTTAGAGTCGCATAA
- a CDS encoding lysylphosphatidylglycerol synthase transmembrane domain-containing protein, whose translation MNIKTRVVLFTVIGIIIVITFIYLNNPIMIYSTISHVNPLYVLFGIIFESLAILLSALGWHLLLRAMGMKLNYIESLKATLIAIFGDIMIPTASLAGETFRILYVRNKNNGQTDKLIATAAFQRLIYTVLLIVLIILGIFLNESNRTLLLGYILWFIASMVFLIVVLVFFVRNPNKFSMILKKLIIIFHKIIKIPRNINKTMYDIDNLASGINEGIQLSKNRKHLIFLATMVMTLQWIFGSLMIYSMLLSLGYKNINYIILLSIYPIYSTLTIMPIGIPAALGVVETGMTLSFIIIGIPRTVAASATLLIRGIMVWFDVTISGSVFIKSGKYLIQKEEKIREFSEEKLSYPTKNNKS comes from the coding sequence ATGAACATCAAAACAAGAGTCGTATTATTCACGGTAATAGGTATCATAATAGTTATTACTTTTATTTACTTAAATAATCCTATTATGATTTACAGCACGATTTCTCATGTAAACCCGTTATACGTTCTGTTTGGAATAATTTTTGAATCACTTGCTATATTACTTAGTGCGCTCGGATGGCATTTACTTCTCAGAGCTATGGGTATGAAACTTAATTATATTGAGAGTTTGAAGGCAACGCTGATTGCTATCTTTGGTGATATAATGATTCCCACAGCATCATTAGCTGGGGAGACTTTTAGAATACTTTATGTGCGAAACAAAAATAATGGACAAACCGACAAATTAATAGCAACAGCCGCCTTCCAACGCCTTATATATACAGTATTACTTATAGTCCTCATAATACTAGGAATATTCTTGAATGAGTCTAATAGAACGTTATTGCTTGGTTATATTTTATGGTTTATTGCATCAATGGTTTTTCTCATAGTAGTGCTGGTCTTCTTTGTGAGGAATCCAAATAAATTTAGCATGATACTTAAAAAGCTCATAATCATCTTCCATAAGATCATCAAGATTCCTAGAAACATAAATAAAACAATGTACGACATAGACAATTTAGCATCAGGAATTAACGAGGGTATTCAGTTAAGCAAAAATAGAAAGCATCTCATATTTTTAGCCACAATGGTGATGACACTCCAATGGATCTTTGGATCTCTAATGATTTACTCCATGCTACTCTCATTAGGATATAAAAACATAAACTATATCATTCTCCTTTCCATATACCCAATCTATTCTACATTAACAATAATGCCAATAGGTATACCGGCAGCACTAGGGGTTGTTGAAACCGGAATGACATTATCTTTCATTATAATAGGGATTCCGAGAACGGTGGCTGCTAGCGCAACATTATTGATTAGAGGCATAATGGTATGGTTTGATGTAACGATTTCTGGATCTGTATTTATTAAGAGTGGAAAGTATTTAATTCAAAAAGAGGAAAAAATCAGGGAATTTTCCGAGGAGAAATTATCTTATCCTACTAAGAATAATAAGTCTTAA
- the endA gene encoding tRNA-intron lyase: MSKIRVRYSEGHIIAYDPKEAPKLFKEGFYGRPIGIGKPKTFNFEAPLQLSLYEALYLLENGVIEVVDTNNNPVSFEKLFLDAKKNYEDFDLVYSVYKDLRKKGFVVRPGMKFGTTFAVYEYGPGIDHAPFLVEIMKKDSKLKTIDIVGAGRLTHTVRKKLLLAVVNEDNSVNYYMFRWIKF, encoded by the coding sequence GTGAGCAAAATTCGAGTAAGATACTCAGAAGGACATATAATAGCATATGACCCGAAGGAAGCTCCTAAATTATTCAAGGAAGGCTTTTATGGAAGACCTATTGGAATTGGCAAACCCAAAACATTTAATTTCGAAGCACCTCTTCAATTAAGTCTTTACGAAGCACTATATTTATTAGAAAATGGTGTTATAGAGGTAGTAGACACTAACAATAATCCAGTATCCTTTGAGAAACTTTTTTTGGATGCGAAAAAGAATTATGAGGATTTTGATTTAGTATATTCAGTTTATAAAGATCTCAGGAAGAAAGGTTTTGTGGTGAGACCAGGAATGAAATTTGGTACAACTTTTGCAGTTTACGAATATGGTCCAGGAATCGATCATGCACCGTTCCTAGTAGAAATAATGAAAAAGGACAGTAAGTTGAAAACTATTGATATAGTAGGTGCAGGAAGATTAACACATACTGTTAGAAAAAAGTTATTATTAGCAGTAGTTAATGAAGATAATAGTGTTAACTATTACATGTTCAGATGGATTAAATTTTAA
- the nth gene encoding endonuclease III, producing the protein MNMNEKAKTIFRILKSTYKIDLNDFAVMHVFKKNVDVFKVLVITILTQNSTDKAAYRAYQKLADMINITPSDIVNLDIRKLKDAIREAGLYNTKANALKKLSKIVLEKYNGSLDFLLNIDLNEARKILTSLPKVGPKTADVVLLMLGKRSTIPIDTHINRVSKRLGLVSQKSGYEEIRLMLMKLYDPSEYLDVHLLLIQHGRKTCKAIRPRCSECPINILCDYYDRAKQTSNPSLLTKMF; encoded by the coding sequence ATGAATATGAATGAAAAGGCCAAAACCATATTCAGAATCTTAAAAAGTACGTACAAAATTGATCTCAATGATTTTGCTGTTATGCATGTATTTAAAAAGAATGTTGATGTTTTTAAAGTCCTTGTCATTACAATTCTCACCCAAAATTCTACTGATAAAGCAGCTTATAGAGCATATCAAAAATTAGCAGATATGATCAATATAACACCAAGCGACATTGTTAATTTGGATATAAGAAAATTAAAAGATGCTATACGTGAAGCAGGCTTATATAACACAAAGGCTAATGCGCTGAAAAAACTTTCTAAGATAGTCCTAGAGAAATATAACGGATCTTTAGATTTTTTACTGAACATAGACTTAAATGAAGCTAGAAAAATACTAACATCTTTGCCTAAAGTTGGGCCTAAAACCGCTGATGTAGTCTTACTTATGTTAGGCAAGAGATCGACAATACCAATTGATACTCATATAAATAGAGTTTCAAAGAGATTGGGGCTTGTTTCTCAAAAAAGTGGTTATGAAGAAATACGTTTAATGCTCATGAAACTCTATGATCCTAGCGAATATCTCGATGTTCACTTATTATTAATACAACATGGTAGAAAAACATGCAAAGCCATTCGTCCTAGATGCTCCGAGTGCCCAATCAACATATTATGTGATTATTATGATAGAGCAAAACAAACAAGCAATCCCAGCTTACTTACAAAAATGTTTTAA